The genomic interval AGGCCGGCCTGGCGGATCTGGGCTACCAGGAAGGGGAGAGCATCGTCTATCTGGAGGCCGGGCGGGTCTGCTCGGAAGGGGAGCTGGGGGCGGCAATGGGGGATCTGCTCCGCCGGCGGGTGGATCTGGTGCTGGCCCTGTCCACCAAAGCGGCGCAGGCTGCGGTGGCGGCGACCGCCGGCACGGCCGTCCCGGTGATCTTTGCCGGGGTCGTCGATCCGCTCGGGTCCGGTCTGGCCACCAGTATGCGGGCGCCGGATCGGAACGCCACCGGCGTCCGGGCCAGCCCTGGCACCGGCAAGGCCCTGGAGTGGCTGCTCCGCATCCGGCCCGGGGTGAAGAGGATCCTGGTCCCCTTTGCTGACGACAGTCCCCCGGCGGCCCAAAGCCTGGCCGCCCTCCGCGAGGCGGCGGAGAAGCTTCAGGTGGAGCTGGTCGTGCCTACCGTCGCCTCGTTGCCGGAGCTGGAGCAGGCTCTGGCCTCGCCGCCCAATGGGGTGGACGGGCTGTTCCTGCTGAGCTCGGCGCTGCTCGCCCGGCACATGGACCGGTTCGTGGCCGCCGCCATCCGGCACCAGCTGCCGTTGGCCTCGGCCATCGGCCATGAGAACGGGGTGCCGGTCACGGTCGGCCAGGACCGCTTCCAGGTGGGGCGCCAGGCGAGTCGTCAGGCCCATGCCGTCCTCCAGGGTACCCCCGCCTGGCGCATCCCCATCGAGCAGCCTGATGTGCTCCTGCAGCTCCACCTGCCCACTGCCGCTGCCAGCGGCCTGGCCATCCCCCCGGAAGTCCTGATCCTGGCCCAGGATGTCATCCGCTGACCGGCTCCGGCAGGCGATCGGCGCTCAGGGCCGGTACTCGTCCGCCCCCATGTCGTAGTCATCGGTGCCATCACCCAGGCCGGCCACGTCGTACGGCCGGCCCTGGCCGTCGTAGTCGTCCGCCGGCGCGTTGGCGGTGCCCGCCACGTCGATGGCCCCGGAGGCGCCGAGGCAGCCGGCCACCGGGTCGTCGACGCC from Thermodesulfobacteriota bacterium carries:
- a CDS encoding ABC transporter substrate-binding protein, coding for MRVQLGSPLVVLALFWLPLLGGCSTEEPESRMKIIGVLNANDKHLPMVAGFKAGLADLGYQEGESIVYLEAGRVCSEGELGAAMGDLLRRRVDLVLALSTKAAQAAVAATAGTAVPVIFAGVVDPLGSGLATSMRAPDRNATGVRASPGTGKALEWLLRIRPGVKRILVPFADDSPPAAQSLAALREAAEKLQVELVVPTVASLPELEQALASPPNGVDGLFLLSSALLARHMDRFVAAAIRHQLPLASAIGHENGVPVTVGQDRFQVGRQASRQAHAVLQGTPAWRIPIEQPDVLLQLHLPTAAASGLAIPPEVLILAQDVIR